TACCCAGCCAACCGTTTCCAGTTCCCGCCAAAGATGATTCTCTTCCTCGCCGACAAAACGCAGTCCGCCATCAGCAATCGTCTTCTTCAGCCATTGATATTGCACCAAGTCCAACAGTTGAAACAGCGCGGGCGCCCGCAGCAGCAAAGCCTCCGCCAATACTGGCACCAGTTCCTGCTTTTTCAGCGAGCTGACACCTGCAAGACCCATATTCTGACGAAGCAGCGTAAGCTCCGGCATAGTGCTGGCTGACAGCGCTTCGACCAGCCCCGGTCTGTCGCTATAGGTATGACGCCAACGTTTTTCTTCCTGTTTGGCCGCTTCTTGCTCCGCCTTTTTAGCCTCTTCCTCTTGCAAGCTCAAATGCGCTTCGCTTTCCTTTGCTGTTTCTTTCATTATGCTCCTTCTTTCCTTTCTAATTATGCGATTTATTACGCGGCAGACTTCTTGTCTTACAAGGGTCTGTTCTTTTTATAAGCATAGATGATTTCCCGATTCTTGTCTACTCTTGAAGGCTCCCTCTTGCAAATCTCCACGTACAGCGTCATGTAAAAAGCCTGACGGATATAAAAAAAATACAGCAAGCCTTTTTTCATAAGCTTGCTGCATACCCCTGTTGTTTATTTAACAACACGCCTTAGCTGAAGCTTGTACATACAAATGTACAATCCCCCATTTTCTAAGCGTAGCTATCTGAGAATCCGACAAACACACGCCTTTATCCAACAAGATCATTCCCTGTGAAGAAACAACTTCTTTCGCCAGCACCATACCGCTTTCTACTTCGGCTACCGTGATCTTTTTCATGTTCCGTCTCCTTTCTCACAAAAATCAGCCGCACCGCCCAAAACAAAAAACTGCTTCAACCAAGGTTGTTGCAGTTTACGTACGCTTCACAAAAAGCAGCAACCTGGCAATCCTAGGCTTCCCAGCCCTTAGACCCACGGCTTTGCGTCCTTGCTTTTCAGCAAGTTTGCCAAATTTGTAATTTTTTAGTATTTACACTTTCATTTTACACAATTTTTTTATATATTACAAGTTTTCTTAGTACTTTAATCCCTGGTTTTTACATATTTTAAATACGACCATAGTCTTATGGCGTTAGTAAAAACGCCGCCTGAAAACCTTATACAATTCCACTATGTTTCATACGCCTGCTTTGCGCCGCTCAAAGTAGAAATGGGCTTGAAAATTTTTCGGCATCAAATACGTTTGCGGCGTCTCGCCTACAAGTCTTTTAAATTCTTTGCTGAAATGCGCTTGGTCATAGTAGCCTCCAGCCAACGCTAGCGGCAAATACGAGTAAGTCCTCCCCAGCATCAAGGAGCGCAGCGTCCGCTCAAACCGCGCTAGTCTCTGAAATACCTTCGGCGTTACGCCAACACCCTCTTTAAATTTACGCAACAACGTTCTTTCACTGCTAAACACCACTGAAGGCAGCATGCCCAAAGGAGTCCCCGCATAAATCCGTCGCACTGCTTCATCCAACCAGTCATCCTGCTTCCGATACCGGTCTAGTAATGCTAGCATCCCACCCTCTACTGCCGCCACTCGTTCCGGCAGATCTCGCGCCTCTAGCGCTTGTTGCAACCAAGCCGTCCGTCCTGCTTTCCATATCTGCGACGCTTCGCCAATCTGATCTGCAAATAGCGCTATGGACTCGTCGCAAAAATGCCGAAAAGCGCCTGCCCGAAAACGCACAGCAAAAAAGCCCACTGCGCCATGAGCTGCATTTTGCCAGCTTTTGCTTCGCGGCGTTACAACATAAGCTCGGGGCAGAAGAAGTTCTTGATCCAAAGCGCGCGCCCGCCAAGGGGTTCCAAAATGAAGCATCAACTCATGACCGGTACCAGGCAAGCGCCGCGGCGCAGAAGGCTCCTCTGTCCAGCACCAATA
The nucleotide sequence above comes from uncultured Anaeromusa sp.. Encoded proteins:
- a CDS encoding helix-turn-helix domain-containing protein — translated: MTMRCNEITPCSALRPFIDRYWCWTEEPSAPRRLPGTGHELMLHFGTPWRARALDQELLLPRAYVVTPRSKSWQNAAHGAVGFFAVRFRAGAFRHFCDESIALFADQIGEASQIWKAGRTAWLQQALEARDLPERVAAVEGGMLALLDRYRKQDDWLDEAVRRIYAGTPLGMLPSVVFSSERTLLRKFKEGVGVTPKVFQRLARFERTLRSLMLGRTYSYLPLALAGGYYDQAHFSKEFKRLVGETPQTYLMPKNFQAHFYFERRKAGV